The region TACGGAGCTGGCCGAGGGTCGCGGGAAGAGAAGTCGCCATATCCAAGTATAGAACCCCCAACCACGGCCACGCCTTAGGGTGTGGCCACATATGTTGAATGCGATCATGGCCACCCCAAAATGCCCCATGGCAGTCGATTCGGAGTACTCACTATCTGGTCTTCCCCAGGAAGGTGTCATCCTGAGCGAAGCTCGAAGCTTCGCGCGGTCTTATCGCGGGAAACGTAGTCGAAGGATCTGCGGTCTGCCGGCCGGGCAACCATTCCGGACCGCAGATTCTTCCCCTTCGACTGCGCTCAGAGCTGGCTTTTCCGCGCTAAGGAACCTCTGATTTAAGTCCGGTTTTATTAAGGGTACGGCTTCAGCCGTGCCGCAAGTGATTTGCTTGCAATGCGGCTTTAGCCGCTGAGGGATGTTTGGAGACTTACAAACCTTCCCTAACGCTCTCCGCTCAGGATGACACCCACGGAAAGCAGGTCTATCTGTCAATGCGCCTCAGCAGCGCCAGCGGAGCGAACAGACAGGATAGCTCCCGGTCAATTCCCGGATTGCACTCGGCGTATCCGGGTGGCTATGACCTGTCTGCGGCCAGCGCACTTCGCATTCGATCGAATACAAGGCGGACTGCCGGTAGAGCGCGTTCCAGTTCCGCACCTCATATCCTGCCAAAGCCAGCTTCTCCCGAAGCTGCGCCTCCGTCGGCCTGGGGCGATCGGGCAGCGGATTGTCCTCCCCGAGTTCCAGGGCGATAAATCCGCTTCGACGGGTCGGAATATGCATCTCTACCCACTTCAGGACCCAGAGAATAAAGAGGGCCAACCCGCTGGCTGACAGGGCCAGTTTGAGCTGTCCTCCACCGAACAGCAATCCCAGCACTGTCACAAACCACATGGTGGCCGCCGTGGTGACCCCATAGACCAGCCCGTCTTTTCTCAGAATGGCTCCAGCGCCGATAAAACCGATGCCCGACAGGATGCCCAGAGGAAGCCGCATCAGGTCCAGGACGACAAACGAGTCGGGCCTCTTCCCGGTCGTATCCATCAGCTGGTTGGCCTGCAGCATCGCCAGGGTGGCGGCCAGGCACACCAGCATCGTGGTTCGGATTCCGAGCGATTTCCCGCGCTCGTCCCGGTTATAGCCAATCAGAAAACTGGCGATGGCCGCCAGCAGGACCCGAATCGCGATCTGTTCCCAGGTCAAAGTAACCGGCATGTCCTGCTTAGATGTGGAATCAGCGCCTTAGGTCTTCCCGCAGGGCCTCCATCTCGGCCAGCGCATGCTGGTTGCCGGTACGGTTCGCAGCCGCAATTCCGCTGTGCAGGCGTTCCAGCGCCTCCTCCGTGCGTCCCTCCTTTGCCAGCGTCTGTGCCGACATCTGGTAGGCGGGAACGTAGTCCGGGTTGTGCTGAATCAGGGTGGCGAATTCGATCAGCGCAGACTTTACATCTCCTCCGGCCAGATGGGCCATGGCCAGGCCATAGCGGGCAAACGCGTCTTTCGGATTCTGCTCAAGTACCTGGGTGAGAAGGGCAATCCTATCCATAGCTTCGATGTTCTGCTGAGGAGCATACGATTGGCAAGCGCCGGTGCCTCAGCTCTGCTTCATGGACTCGCACGGATTACACTGAAAGAAATGAGCGAAGTCGTCCTGGCAAGAACCGTAACCGAGTCGCAGTCCGAACGCAGCGAGATTATCTTTCCCTCCGATGCCAATGCCCTGGGCAATCTGTTTGGCGGCCGGCTGATGCAGTACATCGATCTGGTTGGTGCCATGGCTGCCAGCCGCCACGCCAGAGCGATCACGGTGACCGCCAGCATGGATCACCTGGACTTTCTGGCGCCCGTTCAGGTGGGAGACCTTCTGATCCTCAAGTCCAGCGTCAACCGGGCCTATCGCACCTCCATGGAGGTCGGAGTCAAAGCTATGGTCGAGGACGTTCGGCACAACCGGATGCGTCACGTCTCCTCCGCCTATCTGACCTATGTGGCGGTGGACAAGGATGGAAGCAGGATCGCCGTCCCTCAGGTGATTCCGGAGACCGAGCACCAGAAGCGTCGTTACGAGGATGCGGGCCGCCGCCGCGAGATGCGCTCCGGCGAGACGCTTCGCAAAAAAGAGATGCGTGCTGCGCTCGGCGACGAGTGGCACGTCTGAAGATCGATTCAGGGAAGGATTTGTTATGGGACATATGGGAGCAGGAGTTCCTCCGGCGCCGCAGCCCCTTCCGGGCGTGGCGCATGTGGTTGCAGTCGGTAGCGGAAAGGGTGGCGTCGGCAAAACCACCGTCGCGGTCAATCTTTCGGTGGCGCTGGCAAAGCTGGGTTACAAGGTCGGCCTCATCGACGCCGACATCTACGGCCCCAACGTGCCTACGATGCTGGGCGCGACGCGGCAGCCCAACATCATCGGCGAAAACCGTATCGAGCCGCTCGTGGCTCACGGCGTCAAGTTCATCTCCATTGGGCTCATCTCGCCGGGCGACAAGCCGCTGGTAATGCGCGGTCCCATGCTCCACCAGATCATCCGCCAGTTTATTCAGCAGGTGGAGTGGGGTGAGCTGGACTTCCTCATCATCGACCTTCCTCCCGGAACCGGCGACGTCGTCATCTCACTTGTCCAGACCGTCCCGCTTACGGGTGCGGTGGTCGTCTCTACCGGCTCCAGCGTGGCTCTCGAAGACGCCCGCAAGGCGCTCGAGATGTTCCATCAGGTCAAGGTCGAGGTCCTCGGGTTGGTCGAAAACATGTCCCAGATGACGCTGCCCAATGGTGAGGTCATCGACGTCTTCGGCGCAGGAGGGACCGAGCGCACCGCAGCCCAGTTTGGCCTCGATTTTCTAGGCGCCCTGGAACTCAATCCATCCATCCGCGAAGGTGGAGATCGAGGAATGCCCATAGCGCTCGCAGGACCGGATTCAAAGCTCTCGTCCGAGATCTACGCCGTGGCGCACCGCGTCGCCGACAAGGCCAAGGAGATCGCCTCGAAGAGTGAGAACATCTTCGAGATCAGCTAGGTGTATCGACAAGTTCCGCATCGTTGATCTGCTTTGTTGAATTTCCACCGCTATCACAGGTGTCATCCTGAGTGGAGCGCGCCGGCACGCAGTCGGAGGATGACACCCTCCATGGGGACCGCAAAGTGCCCCCTGCAAGCGTCATTGGGGCCCACACCCCGTCATTTTGAGGCGCAGCCGAAGAATCCCTGTATTTTTTGCAGGATGCCGATGGAGGCGCCTAGGCCAGCCAGACTCACTGCTATCCGTCGGCCACACAACCTGTCTAACAACAGCAGACTTGCTTGACGCACAAGATAGACTGGTCTCGATGGGGGAACGAAATGGCTGAAACCTGGAGAATGACGGCGCGGCAGCGTGTCATTCTCACCGCCATTATCGAGAGCTATATCGAAACGGGAGAACCCGTGGGTTCAGGCACGATCGCCCGTCTCAACCGGGAAGGGTCCGCCATGAGCCCGGCGACCATCCGCAACGAGATGGCGGAGCTGGCCGATGCCGGCCTTCTGGAACAGCCCCACACCTCCGCCGGACGAATCCCTACGGCCCGTGCCTTTCGTATGTACGTGGAGCAATTGAGCGAAGGAGGCAGTCCCGGGAGGGGGACCGAACGGCTGCCCGCGCGTTCGCGCCTTCAGATCGACCGCAGTTTTGTGGGAGTCGCAGGAACTCAGGCGGTTCTCGAGCGTGCTTCTCATGTGCTGGCCACCCTCTCCAGCGGGGTGGGAGTCGCCATCGCGACCGCGAGCGAGGGAGATCTCCTCGAACACGTCCATTTTTCCCGCCTGGCTCCGGCCAGCGTTCTCGGCGTCGTGGTTACACGCTCCGGGACGGTCCGGGACCGCGTTCTGTCGTTGGACCGCGACGTAACCTCCGGAGAACTGGAGACGGCTGCAAACTTCCTCAATGAGAACTTCCGCGGCTGGAGCGTGGAGGAGGTTCGCTCGGAGCTGGCTCGTCTGGTCGAGCGTGAACGCAGCGAGTACCAGCGACTCCTGAACAGCGTCCAGCAGCTCTGGGTGAAGGCGGTTCCCGTCGATGACGTCACTCCGCCTCCGGTCTACGTGGAAGGGGTAGCCAACCTCGTAAGTTCTCAGATGGACGGGGAGCGTCTGCGGGAGATGCTCGCCGCCCTTGAGGCAAAGCAGCGTCTGGTAGAGCTCCTGAATGCCTATATCGATACCCGTCAGCAAAGCGTGCGTGTCGTCTTCGACCTGGAAGAGCAGGCCCCGCAGATGGCCGGGCTGGTGCTGATCGCCGCCCCCGCCAGGATGGCAGGCGAGAGCCGCGGCACCATCGGGGTCATCGGGACCACCCGCATGGACTACGAGAACACCATGAACGCCGTGAGCTACCTCTCGCGCGTCTTCGACCGGATCGCGACGCAGCCTTCGGAACAGTAGGGAAATTCAGGCGGCCCTGCACCTGCCCGCGCCTTGCGTGATCGGCGATAATAGAAGAGGACAACGATCTATGAGGAGACATAAATCCATGCAGGACGAGACGACTGTGCAGGCTGTACAGGAGGGCGAGGTTGTGACTGGCTCTCCGGAGGAGCAGGCACAGACCGCGGCTTCAGCCCAGCAGAATGAACTGGAACAACTTAAGGGCGAGCGCGATCAGCTTCTCGATAGGCTGGCGCGGCTGCAGGCCGAGTTCGACAATGCCCGGAAGCGCGAAGCCAAGGAGCGACAGGATGCCCGCGATTACGTGGTTTCGACCACCGTGGAGCCTTTTCTGGGGGTTATGGATAACTTTCAGCTGGCCGTGAAGTCTGAGGGATCGATCGATCAGCTTCGTGCCGGTGTCGGGTTGATTCTAAAGCAGATGGAAGACGCCCTGAAGGGGTTGAATGTGGTTCCGGTCGAGAGCGTAGGGGCGCAGTTCGATCCTCGCTTTCACGAGGCCCTCGGCAGTGTTGAAACCAACGAGTTCCCCGATCATCAGGTACTGGAGGAGATTCGCCGGGGTTACAGGATGCGCGAGAAGCTGCTGCGCCCCGCCCTCGTGAAGATCGCTTCGAACCCAAACCAGGTAAGTGAGTAACCACCGAATCGATGAATACCGGTTATTCAGTTTTTGAAGGTTTTTTGAAGGATGAGTGCGACGGCAAACGTGACCAAAGTTGATTTCTATGAAGTGCTGAGTGTCTCCCGCGACGCTTCCGATCAGGAGTTGAAGACGGCCTATCGCAAGCTGGCGATGCAGTATCACCCGGACCGCAATCCGGGCGATGCGGCGGCGGAGGAGAAGTTCAAGGAGTGCAGCGAGGCTTACCAGGTGCTCAGCGATCCGGACAAGCGTGCGGCCTACGATCGCTATGGGCATGCAGCGTTCAACGGAAGCTCGAGTGGCGCCGGCGCGGGGCCATTCGGCGGCGGATTCGGCGGGGCACAGGACCTGGGGGACATCTTCGGCGACCTGTTTGGCGAGATGTTCAACATGGGCGGCTCCTCCCGTGGCGGAAGGGCCTCTCGCGCCCAGCGGGGACGGGACCTGCGTTATGACATGACGCTGGAGTTCGAAGAGGCCGTCTTCGGGATGGAGCGGGAGATCAAGATCCGCCGCAACGAGACCTGCACGGAGTGCCAGGGAACCGGCGCGGCCAAGGGCAAGCAGCCTGTCACCTGCAGTCAGTGCGGCGGCCGCGGCCAGCAGAGGTTCCAGCAGGGCTTCTTCTCGGTCGCGAGGACCTGCTCGGCCTGCGGAGGAACCGGAACCCAGATCACTGATCCCTGCCCTGCCTGCCGTGGCGAAACCAGGGTACAGACGGAGCACACTATCCTCGTGAAGGTTCCGGCAGGAGTGGAACAGGATACCCGCATCCGCTACCAGGGCGAGGGCGAGGCCGGAAAGTTTGGCGGCCCGGCCGGCGACCTCTACGTCGTCCTGAATGTGAAGTCGCACAAGTTCTTCGAGCGTGAAGGCGACGACCTGCACTGCGTATTGCCGATCTCATTCCCACAGGCAGCCCTGGGGACAGAGCTTGAGATTCAGACCCTGGAAGGCATGGAGACTCTCCGGATCCCTGAGGGCACACAGAGCGGCAAGGAGTTCCGGCTCCGCGGCAAGGGTGTCCCGCACCTCAATGAGCGTGGCAAGGGCGATCTGATCGTAGAGATCCGCGTTCAGACTCCAGCCAAACTCAACAAACATCAGAAAGACCTTCTCCGGCAGCTTGGGGAGACCATGGAGATTGAGAACACTCCGACCTCACGCGGCATCTTCGATAAGGTCAAGGAAATGTTCAACTAATTTGTGTAAATAAAACAAAATAAGACAATAGATTGAATTTAATTTTTTCGGTATACGTGAAAGGCTCCGGGAACCCTCCGGAGCCTTTCTTTTGAGCGGGACCGGCTTTATCGGGCTGCTGAAAAATCTCTGTCGATTTGGGATGAATTGCCGATGACGGCAAAGACAAAGATGGCGTCTCAGAGTAGAAAGAACGAGCTTCCGACCTGGAGGGAGTCGAGCGGTGTGGCTTCAGGCGGGCGGACGGAACGTTGCCAGAAATCCGTTGATTTCGATGCTTGCGACCTATACAACAGTTGCTGCATCGAATAGCTAATAATTTGACAGAAGGACACTCAATGGCAAGCGATTTCGTAAGTGTTATCAAACCGACAGCAAAGAATCCGGAGGGCGGCGAGGGCGCGAACGGCAAGCGGCCGGTTCCGGTGTTGCCAGTGCGGGACACAGTTCTCTTTCCGCATGCCGTCCTTCCCTTAACGGTAGGGCGGGAGAGCAGTATCCAGCTGATCCAGTCCCTGGGTGAGGATAAGTCGATCCTGGTGGTGGCGCAGCGCGATGCCCGGCAGGACACGCCGGTGGAGGCGGACCTTTATGGGGTTGGCACCCGCGCGACCGTTCACAAGGTCGTGAAGATGCCGAACCAGAGCCTCTTTGTCTTCACAGAAGGCAACGAGCGCGTCCATCTGGGTGAGTTTACGCAACTGCAGCCGTTCATGACGGCGGAGTTTGAGCCCATCATCGAGGCGGAGCCTGAGAAGACCCCGGAGAACGAGGCGCTCGAGCGCAATGTGGTGAGCCAGTTCCAGCAGATCGTCAGCTCCTCGCCGACGCTCTCGGACGATCTGCAGACGATCGCGATCAATATTGAGGAGCCGGGACGTCTGGCCGACTTCATCTCTTCGTCGTTGCCGTTTCTGACGACGACGGACAAGCAGGAGCTTCTGGAGACGCCGGACGTCATCAAGCGTCTGGAGCGGATCAACCAGCATTTGGCCAAGGAGCTGGAGGTCCAGCAGCTTCGCAACAAGATCCAGAGCGAGGTGCAGGACTCCGTGCAGCAGTCGCAGAGGGACTATTACCTGCGTGAGCAGCTGAAGGCGATCCAGAAGGAGTTGGGTGACGTCGACGAGACCCAGAAGGACATTGCCGAGCTGAAGGAGAAGATCGAAGCCGCGGGAATGCCCGACGAGGTCAAGAAGGACGCTCTGAAGGAGCTGGCACGCCTGAGCCGCATGAACGCCATGGCAGCGGACTACAGCCTGACACGCAACTATGTGGAGTGGCTGGCTGTCCTTCCGTGGTCGAAGAGCTCAGCAGGTGAGGTGGACATCAGGAAGGCGAAGGAGATTCTGGATGCGGACCACTATGGCCTGAGAAAGGTGAAGGAACGCATTCTGGACTACCTCTCCGTTCGGCGGTTGAAGCCGGATATGAAGGGTCCGATTCTGTGCTTCGTCGGGCCTCCGGGCGTAGGCAAAACTTCGCTGGGGCGGTCGATTGCGAAGGCGCTGGGACGGAAGTTCTCGCGCATCTCGCTGGGCGGCATGCACGACGAGGCGGAGATCCGCGGACACCGGAGAACGTACATCGGCGCGTTGCCGGGACAGATCATTCAACACCTGAAGAGGGTGGAGGTGAACGATCCGGTCTTCATGCTGGATGAGATCGACAAGCTGGGACGCGATTTCCGGGGAGATCCGGCGAGCGCGTTGCTGGAGACGCTGGACCCGGAGCAGAACAATACGTTCCGCGACAACTATCTCGATCAGCCGTTCGACCTGAGCAAGGTTCTGTTTATCTGCACAGCCAATCAGCTGGATACGATACCGGGACCGTTGCTGGACCGCATGGAGATCATCGAACTGACCGGTTACACCGAGGGCGAGAAGGTCAACATTGCCGAGCGGTATCTTGTACCGCGGCAGTTGAAGGAGAACGGCGTGGATGCTGCAATGATCGACTTCCCGACGGAGAGTGTGGCGCTGGTTGCGCGGCACTATACGCGTGAGGCCGGCGTTCGCAGACTGGAGCAGCAGATCGGCACCGTCGTCCGCAAGGTGGCCCGCAAGATTGCCGAGGGCGCGACGGAGAAGATCACGATCACGCCGGAGGTGATCCATGAGTTCCTTGGAGGCTACAAGGTGCGCGTGGATACGGAGATCGCGGAGCGGACGAAACGTCCGGGCGTGGCGGTTGGCCTGGCGTGGACTCCGGCGGGCGGAGACGTCCTCTTCATCGAGGCAAACAAGATGAAGGGCAAGGGCGGCTTCACGATCACCGGCCAGATTGGCGACGTGATGAAGGAGAGCATGCAGGCCGCGTTAACCTGGGTGCGCTCGAACGCAGCGAAGTTCGGCCTGGAGCAGGACTTCACGAAGGACACGGATATCCATATCCACGTTCCGGCGGGAGCGATCCCGAAGGACGGACCTTCGGCGGGCATCACGATGGCAACGGCGCTGGTGAGCCTGTTGACGGACACGCCAGTGCATCCGTTGACGGCGATGACCGGCGAGATCACGCTGAGCGGCAATGTGCTGCCGGTGGGAGGCATCAAGGAGAAGTTTCTTGCGGCCAAGCGCGCGGGAGTGCGGGACGTGATTCTTCCCCTGGAATGCAAGACCCAGGTGGATGAAGACCTGACGCCGGATCAGATCGATGATGTGAAGATTCACTACGCGACGCGCATTGAAGAGGTGCTGGCGGTCGCGTTGCCGAAGACGGTGCAGGAAGAGGCTGAGGATGAGGCGGTACGTGAGGAGGTTCTTCACGCCTCAGCGTAATGAGAGGTAAGCGTCGAAGAGGCGGTTCGGATTTTCCGGGCCGCCTCTTTTGTTTCGGGGGATTTGGAGAGAGAGTACCAGCGAAAATACAGGGATTCTTCCTCTTCGACAGGCTCAGATCAGAATGACGATGGAGGGAGCGGATAAAGGCGATGATGACGATCGGCCACTCTACGCTGAGTATTGAGGCATTTCTGCGGGCGCTCAAGCAAAACGGAGTGGAAACGTTGGTGGATGTGCGGAGGTTTCCGGGATCCCGGCGGCATCCTCAGTTCAGCCAGGCTGCTTTGTTTGGATCGTTGAAGCAGGCAGGGATTCGCGGGGTGTGGCGCGAGGGGCTGGGAGGTCGAAGGAAGGCGAAGCCTGACAGCAAAAATACCGGATGGAAGAACGAGAGCTTTCGTGGGTATGCCGATTACATGCAGACGCCGGAGTTCCGGGAAGAGATCGACTGGCTGATCGCGCTGCCGGAGATTGCGAAGACGGTTGTGATGTGTGCAGAGGCGGTGCCGTGGCGGTGTCACCGGTCTTTGATTGCGGATGCTGTGCTGGCACGCGGGCTGGAGGTGGAGGACATTTTGGTGAAGGCAGATGGGGAGAGCTCGGGAAAACCGCATAAGATGACGGCGTTTGCTCAAGCGCGGGAGGGAAGGGTGTGGTATCCGAAAGAGCCGGTGTTGTTTGGGTGATTTTTGTGTGGGATTGAGGGTCTGAAGCGAGGAGATTTTGGCGGCGGCACGGGCAAAACGCAGGGATTCTTCGCGTTGCTCAGAATGACGGCTTGCTCTCTGCTACGGTCAGGATGACACTTTCTTCTTTCTCCCGATATTTCTAAAGGCGAAGAATATGTCGATACCGCCTAGCGGTTCCTTCCATGGGAGGGGTGATCGTTGTGGACTTTGGCGTCATAGATCTTCATCTGCCGGGTGACGAGTTCATTGGTCTTCAGGATCGCCTGCTGGGTTGCGGGATCGAGCTGGTCCCATGTCCTGAAGGTTGAGGGCTCCTGCACGGACTCCGGAACAATCTGCCCGTCCTGATCGACCATGGCGGCACTCAGGAGCTGAACGGATTTTTGGTTGGGGTCAACTACGATCTGCCGGGCGCGATACTTGATGTCGTTGCATGCATCCAGATGCGCATTGTCGCTCATCCCCCAGCGTATCTGGTTGGCGCGGCAGGCTTCCACTGTCTTGTAGAGGGTAAAGGTCGAGAGCGTATAGGTGCCGTGGTTGATAAAGTCGGAGTAGTTGCGGCTGAGCCACGCACTTGAGCTGATGTCGGGAATATAGATCTCCAGACTCCGATCAGAGGAGACGAGCAGGGGGATGGTCCATTGCTGCGTTTCGTCGAGGACCTGTGCCGGTTTGCCGAAGGGGCCTCTCTGAATGACCTGCTGGCTGATACCTGCGGAGGGAAGCAGCAGGAGCAGGAATACGGCCTGGAAGATACGGTAAGGACGTCTGTGTGGAGCCATGTGGTGCATCGATCCTCTCCCAGAATATACGGAATGGATGGCGCTGGTGATGTTTTTAAACGCCGGGGAGTCAAAGACCTGGGTTCGCGTATGCTTCAGAGTATGCGAGTTCGGGTCTTATTTTTTGGCGTGCTTAAGGAGATCCTGGGCGGCGAAGACGAAGTTCTGGAGCTGGGGCAAGGGGCCCGCGTTGGAGACCTGGCCGCCCTGTACGAGGGGAGGGTGGGTCCGCAGAAAGATCTGATTCAATGCATGGCGATTGCGGTGAATCGTGAGTATGCAAAGGCGGAGAATCCTCTGCACGACGGAGATGAGGTGGCCCTGCTGCCGCCGGTAAGCGGAGGGCTGCGGTGAGGATCGAGATTGTGGACGAGGTGATTCCGTCAGCCGAGATCGTCGCAGGGCTGAAGGCAGGCACGGATGGAGCAGTGTGCGTCTTCGACGGGATCGTGAGGGACAATACGCGTGGGCGAAATACGCTGCACCTGGACTACGAGGCCTATCGCGAGATGGCGCTGGAGCAGATGCGAACGCTGGCGGCTGAGGCTGTTGCGAAGTTTGGCGTGCGTGATGTGGCGCTGGTGCATCGTCTGGGACGCCTGGTTGTAGGAGAGACGAGCGTTCTGGTGGCGGTGGCTTCCGCACATCGCGGGCCGGCGTTCGAGGCCTGCCGCTGGCTGATCGATACGCTGAAGCGCACGGTGCCGATCTGGAAGAAGGAGCAGTTTGTAGATGGCGCCGTGTGGGCCGATGGAGAGCCTTTTCCGGAGGAGATCAGAGTGACGGCCGCGGTTAAGGAGCAGCGGTGAGGACAGGAGTTGCAGTCGCGGTATGGCTGCTTGGACCTGCATTGCTGGCGCAGGCGCCGATTGTAAGGCGTCCGCCGATGCAGCCGGTTAGCCCTGATGCGGATCAGCAGCAGGCGCCATCGCCAGCCCAGGGAGGCGTGCCGACCATCCGGGTGCAGTCGCGGCTGGTGAATATCGCGGTCAGCGTGATGGATAAGAATGGCGCTCCGGTGGGCGGGCTGACCAAAGATGACTTTGTCATCCTGGAGGATGGAAGGCCGCAGAAGATTACGTACTTCGAAAAGGAATCTTCGACGCCGCTTTCGATTGTGCTCGCCATTGATGCGAGCAAGAGCGTGTTGCGGGACGAGCGGCTGGAGAAGACCGCTGCGACGCACTTCGTCAACGCACTGCTGCGCGATCAGGACGAGCTGGACCTGATGGATTTCTCTGATAATGTGCGCGAAATCGTTCCGTTTACGAACCAGAAGAAGAAGATTGAGCGTGGGCTGAATGAGCTGCAACCGGGCGACGAGACCGCTCTTTACGATGCGATCTACCTGGCGTCGGACAGGCTGGCTCAGACCAGCAACGATGCCGGGCGGCGACGTGTGGTTGTGGTGATTACGGACGGAGAGGATACGGCAAAGCGTTCCCGCTACAGCCAGGCGTTGGAAGAGGCGCAGAGAGCGGGGGCGATGATCTATCCCATCATCATCGTTCCCGTTTGGGAAGATGCCGGACGGAATACGGGTGGGGAGCATGCGCTGATTCAGCTGGCGAACGATACGGGAGGGAAGTACTTCTATGTCGAAGACAAGAAGGATCTCGAACCTGCATTTGCGCGCGTGTCGGACGATCTGAGGACACAGTATGTGCTGGGCTACTATGCTCCGCCGGGCAAGCGGGATGAGACGTTTCGTTCAGTGAAGGTGCAGATGAAGGACCCTGCGCTTCACCAGCAATATCAGTTGCGGCACCGCACGGGGTATTACTCGGACGCGCGTTGAAGAACGGCCTTTTCGGTAGGGTGGATAAAGCCTGATTCAGGATGCCAGGTTTTTTCTGTCCCGCTACAGCCGTAGCGCTGGAAGCGAAATACAGGAATTCTTCGGCTTCGCTCAGAATGACGATTGGATTTCAGGCACGAGCTGAGTTTTATGAGCACCATTTAGAGTAGAAGGCAGAGGGATCCCGTGAATCGATTTGAGTTTGCACACAAGGCCGAAGAGATTGCCCGCGAGGCAGGTTCGCTGCTGAAAAGTTTTTATGAGAAGGGCGTGACGCCAGAGTATAAGGGCGACGTCGATCTGGTGACGGAGGCCGACAAGAGCAGCGAGAAGCTGATCCGGCAGCGGCTGCAGGAGACCTTTCCCGGTCATGGGATCTATGGGGAAGAGGGAACGCGGGATGCTTTGGACAGCGAGTACCGCTGGTATGTCGATCCGCTGGATGGGACGACCAACTTTGCGCATGGGTTTCCGGCTTTTGCGGTCGTGCTTGGACTGGAGCACAGGCCTGCTGGTTTGAAGCAGGATGAAGATGGTGTGCTGATTGCTGGAGTAGTGTACGATCCGCTGCGCGATGAGATGTTTGTTACCGAGAAGGGCAAGGGAGCGTGGCTGAACGGGAAGCAGATTCACGTCTCGAAGACGAAGACTCTGCAGGAATCTCTGACGGCGACCGGGTTCCCGAGCCATAAGCGGCATTTGAATCCGAATGCATATTTTTATTACCAGATCACGCTGCGCTCTCATGGCGTGAGGCGTGCCGGTTCGGCTGCATTGGACCTGGCTTATGTGGCTTGCGGCAGGCTGGAAGGTTTCTGGGAGTTCAACCTGAATCCGTGGGATACGTCGTCGGGCGTGTTGCTGGTGACGGAGGCAGGCGGGACGGTGTCGCACTTCGATGGTGGCAGGTTCACGCTGGACAGCCGCGAGGTGTTGGCGACTAACACGCTTATTCAGGACGAGATGGTCCACATCTTCCGCGAAATGTTTGCCGGGCGTGAGCTGGACCCGATTCCTACGCCTGCGGAGTTCGCGGCACGAAGAGCTGCTGGAGAGAAGTAATGGGGCTTGAAGGGGGAGCGCTGGCGCAGTTTCATCATCGCTGATTCGTCGTCCTGAATGATCTTCTCGCCCCGTCATCCTTCGCGCTGCTCAGGATGACGATTCTCGGAACCATTGGCCAACGTGTCGCCGAAAGAACCGCGGGGCCTTCGACTTCGCTGCGCTCCGCTCAGGATGACACTTATGAGTGGAGTGCGTGGGCTGGAGCACGATGAT is a window of Edaphobacter sp. 12200R-103 DNA encoding:
- a CDS encoding molybdenum cofactor biosynthesis protein MoaE; this encodes MRIEIVDEVIPSAEIVAGLKAGTDGAVCVFDGIVRDNTRGRNTLHLDYEAYREMALEQMRTLAAEAVAKFGVRDVALVHRLGRLVVGETSVLVAVASAHRGPAFEACRWLIDTLKRTVPIWKKEQFVDGAVWADGEPFPEEIRVTAAVKEQR
- a CDS encoding DUF488 family protein; the protein is MMTIGHSTLSIEAFLRALKQNGVETLVDVRRFPGSRRHPQFSQAALFGSLKQAGIRGVWREGLGGRRKAKPDSKNTGWKNESFRGYADYMQTPEFREEIDWLIALPEIAKTVVMCAEAVPWRCHRSLIADAVLARGLEVEDILVKADGESSGKPHKMTAFAQAREGRVWYPKEPVLFG
- a CDS encoding MoaD/ThiS family protein encodes the protein MRVRVLFFGVLKEILGGEDEVLELGQGARVGDLAALYEGRVGPQKDLIQCMAIAVNREYAKAENPLHDGDEVALLPPVSGGLR
- a CDS encoding inositol monophosphatase family protein is translated as MNRFEFAHKAEEIAREAGSLLKSFYEKGVTPEYKGDVDLVTEADKSSEKLIRQRLQETFPGHGIYGEEGTRDALDSEYRWYVDPLDGTTNFAHGFPAFAVVLGLEHRPAGLKQDEDGVLIAGVVYDPLRDEMFVTEKGKGAWLNGKQIHVSKTKTLQESLTATGFPSHKRHLNPNAYFYYQITLRSHGVRRAGSAALDLAYVACGRLEGFWEFNLNPWDTSSGVLLVTEAGGTVSHFDGGRFTLDSREVLATNTLIQDEMVHIFREMFAGRELDPIPTPAEFAARRAAGEK
- a CDS encoding VWA domain-containing protein gives rise to the protein MRTGVAVAVWLLGPALLAQAPIVRRPPMQPVSPDADQQQAPSPAQGGVPTIRVQSRLVNIAVSVMDKNGAPVGGLTKDDFVILEDGRPQKITYFEKESSTPLSIVLAIDASKSVLRDERLEKTAATHFVNALLRDQDELDLMDFSDNVREIVPFTNQKKKIERGLNELQPGDETALYDAIYLASDRLAQTSNDAGRRRVVVVITDGEDTAKRSRYSQALEEAQRAGAMIYPIIIVPVWEDAGRNTGGEHALIQLANDTGGKYFYVEDKKDLEPAFARVSDDLRTQYVLGYYAPPGKRDETFRSVKVQMKDPALHQQYQLRHRTGYYSDAR
- the lon gene encoding endopeptidase La, yielding MASDFVSVIKPTAKNPEGGEGANGKRPVPVLPVRDTVLFPHAVLPLTVGRESSIQLIQSLGEDKSILVVAQRDARQDTPVEADLYGVGTRATVHKVVKMPNQSLFVFTEGNERVHLGEFTQLQPFMTAEFEPIIEAEPEKTPENEALERNVVSQFQQIVSSSPTLSDDLQTIAINIEEPGRLADFISSSLPFLTTTDKQELLETPDVIKRLERINQHLAKELEVQQLRNKIQSEVQDSVQQSQRDYYLREQLKAIQKELGDVDETQKDIAELKEKIEAAGMPDEVKKDALKELARLSRMNAMAADYSLTRNYVEWLAVLPWSKSSAGEVDIRKAKEILDADHYGLRKVKERILDYLSVRRLKPDMKGPILCFVGPPGVGKTSLGRSIAKALGRKFSRISLGGMHDEAEIRGHRRTYIGALPGQIIQHLKRVEVNDPVFMLDEIDKLGRDFRGDPASALLETLDPEQNNTFRDNYLDQPFDLSKVLFICTANQLDTIPGPLLDRMEIIELTGYTEGEKVNIAERYLVPRQLKENGVDAAMIDFPTESVALVARHYTREAGVRRLEQQIGTVVRKVARKIAEGATEKITITPEVIHEFLGGYKVRVDTEIAERTKRPGVAVGLAWTPAGGDVLFIEANKMKGKGGFTITGQIGDVMKESMQAALTWVRSNAAKFGLEQDFTKDTDIHIHVPAGAIPKDGPSAGITMATALVSLLTDTPVHPLTAMTGEITLSGNVLPVGGIKEKFLAAKRAGVRDVILPLECKTQVDEDLTPDQIDDVKIHYATRIEEVLAVALPKTVQEEAEDEAVREEVLHASA